The Ranitomeya imitator isolate aRanImi1 chromosome 6, aRanImi1.pri, whole genome shotgun sequence genome window below encodes:
- the LOC138643371 gene encoding proto-oncogene Mas-like: MEQNEFNETEERKIKDPSDIHFTITACCIFALCLFGLLGNGVAFWFLTFRIPRNKFTVYIINLIIADFMYLLFNATLMALQIDQFLGLHPNFPGIANFTLVLEIFYEGAYQAGMFFLLAISIERCLSVFYPFWYRCCRPKHQSLIICLIMWFVASVESCLDNIICSADAFSAGSLKCTGVQFMTFVLSIIISLPLMLISSMILLIKIRNASIRCRPPKLYITIIISVLIFLVAYVPVKFMWLLLYLKRLPNGFQSVHFFFASIMCTVLSSSVNPYIYFMIGRQKKQKFRESIHTALHHVFHVEEDETEKTFGSTSSINYAS; the protein is encoded by the coding sequence ATGGAGCAAAATGAGTTCAACGAAACAGAGGAACGAAAAATCAAAGACCCCTCCGACATCCATTTCACAATCACAGCCTGCTGTATCTTCGCTCTCTGCTTGTTTGGCTTGTTAGGGAATGGAGTTGCCTTCTGGTTTCTTACTTTCAGAATTCCAAGAAACAAATTTACGGTTTATATAATTAATCTGATCATCGCTGACTTTATGTACCTTCTTTTCAATGCTACTCTCATGGCCCTACAGATTGATCAATTTTTGGGTTTGCACCCTAACTTTCCTGGCATTGCCAATTTCACTCTTGTGTTAGAGATATTCTATGAGGGCGCGTATCAGGCTGGCATGTTCTTTCTTCTCGCAATTAGTATTGAGAGATGTCTTTCTGTTTTTTATCCTTTCTGGTACCGTTGCTGTCGTCCAAAGCACCAGTCTTTAATTATTTGTTTGATCATGTGGTTCGTTGCCAGCGTTGAAAGTTGTCTTGATAACATTATCTGCTCTGCAGACGCTTTCTCAGCCGGGTCACTGAAATGCACAGGGGTTCAGTTTATGACATTCGTCTTATCGATCATCATATCTTTACCCCTGATGCTGATATCCAGCATGATTCTACTTATCAAGATCCGAAATGCGTCTATTAGGTGTAGGCCTCCAAAGCTTTACATCACCATCATTATTTCTGTGCTGATTTTTCTTGTGGCTTATGTTCCAGTGAAATTTATGTGGCTTTTATTGTACCTGAAACGCTTACCCAACGGCTTTCAATCTGTACATTTCTTCTTTGCCAGCATCATGTGTACTGTACTTAGCAGCAGCGTCAATCCATATATTTACTTTATGATTGGAAGACAGAAAAAACAAAAGTTTCGGGAGTCAATTCACACTGCTCTGCACCATGTATTTCATGTCGAAGAGGATGAGACTGAAAAAACATTTGGAAGCACCTCAAGTATCAACTACGCTAGCTAA